GTTGTTCCATGCTCTCCGCAAGGAAGCATTCCACTCATCTATTTTGGATTTGGAAATTGCTGGCAAAACACAAAAAGTGTTGTTGCGCGATTACCAGATGCATCCATTTAAACCATTGGTTTTGCACATTGACTTCCAGCGCGTATCTGCTACCGAGAAAGTTCACATGCGCGTTCCATTGCACTTCACTAATGCTGAGACTTCAGCTGCTGTGAAATTACAAGGCGCTGTTGTAAGTCACATCCTCAATGACATCGAAGTTTCCTGCTTACCAGCAGACTTGCCAGAGTTCATTGAGGTGGACTTGAGCAAAATCGAAGTGGGTCATTCTGTTCACGCTAAAGACCTTACGTTGCCAAAAGGTGTTAGCTTGGTATTACACGTCGAGCAAGAGAATCCAGTACTTGCAAACGCACGTATTCCAGCTGTTAAAGCCGCTGAGACTGAAGAAGCTGCTCCTGCAGCAACCGCAGCTCCAGCAGCCGCACCTGCTGCTGATGCAAAGGACAAGGCTTAATTATTAAGCTATCTGTTTGCGAAGAAAGCCCGCGCAAGCGGGCTTTTCTTTTATCTCCGTTCTCTTTTTGTAGAAATCGCCTGATATCTTTACACTCTCACCATGACTAAATTAATTGTTGGCCTAGGAAATCCAGGCGATGAACATGAGGAAGATCGGCATAATGCTGGCTTCTGGTTTGTCGACGCTCTCGCAAAACAATTAAGCGCCCGCTTTGAATCAGAAAAACGTTTTCATGGAAAAGTGGCGAAAGCAAAATGGGAAGGCGAGGATGTTTATCTTCTCAAGCCAAGCACTTATATGAATCTGAGCGGTCAAGCAGTTGGGGCGCTTTGTCGCTTTCACAAAATCACGCCTGAGAATATTTTGGTAGTGCAAGACGAACTAGATCTCAAGCCAGGAACTGCACGCCTCAAGCTCGGCGGGGGTACTGGTGGTCATAACGGTCTTAAAGATATCCAAGCGCACATCGGAACGCCGGAGTACTGGCGGCTACGACTGGGCATTGGACACCCAAGGGATCTCGCAGGCGATGGGCGCCCGATGGATGTGGCAGATTATGTTTTGCGCAGACCTCAGTTGGCCGAACAAAAGCTCATCAATGCCAGCATTGAAAATGGCCTTCAAATCTTGTCACTCTTTTTAAAAGGCGATACCCAAACCGCCATGCAAGAGCTGCATTCCAAAGGTTAGATTACTTAGCTAAGCCGAACTTGCCTTTCTAACAGCAGTTAACAGCTTGAACTTGACCATCAACTGGTCTTGGGTTTCCGTATGATCGGGGTTAAATGGAATGCAATCCACCGGACATACCTGACGGCACTGGGGCGCATCATAGTGACCTACACACTCAGTACATTTGCTGGGATCAATCTCATAAATTTCTAGCCCCATATAGATTGCATCATTGGGACATTCTGGCTCACACACATCGCAATTGATGCATTCGTCAGTAATCATTAAAGCCATATTTACTCGGTGGCCTTACTTAGAATTTTGATTGGCGATCTTCTTCACAAGCCATTTTTCTACTGACGGGAAAACGAACTTACTAACATCGCCACCCATCGATGCAATCTCGCGTACAAAGGTACCAGAGATAAATTGATATTGATCAGATGGGGTTAAAAATAAAGTTTCTACATCAGGCAAAAGATAACGATTCATGCCTGCCATCTGGAACTCATATTCAAAGTCTGATACCGCACGTAAGCCACGAACAATAACGCGCGCATTGTGCTCACGAGCAAAATCTTTTAATAAGCCATCAAAGCCGACAACCTTTACATTGGAATAGTGTCCTAAAACTTCTCTAGCAATCGCAATGCGCTCTTCTAATGAGAAGAAAGGATGCTTGCTTCGACTGGATGCAACACCAACAATGAGCTCGTCAAAAATGCTAGATGCACGACGAACTAAATCCTCGTGACCACGAGTAAAAGGATCAAATGTTCCTGGATATACAGCGACAGTCATAACTCTCCTAAGGCTTTATCAGCTACAGGCAAGAGTTTAGCCTCTTCCACCGCGAAATAGACAAGCTTTTACCTGTCCAGCCTCTAAGTATTTTCCACAATGCCAGTCTGGCAATAGGACTTCTACCTCTTCGCGAGAGCGATTTGTGGGGAATTCCACATAAATGCCGCCACCGCCAGAATCATCACAAATTCTGCCTGCCTCGATCACTGCTCTATTAAACAGGACATTGTCTGCAAATGGAGGATCAATAAAAATGAGATTACTGGAGCGATCTGCTTGCTGCTTTAAAAATTCAAGACTATCTCGCTGCAAAATCTCTACTTTCCCTAAAGCAGGGGAAGATTGCAATAGGCCAAAATTAGCAACTAAATTTGCACAAGCCTTTTTATCTTTCTCAAGAAGCACAACGAGATCTGCACCACGTGACGCTGCCTCAAAACCAAGAGCACCCGTGCCAGCAAATAAATCTAAACAGCGCAAACCCGTTAAGTCTTGACCAAGCCAATTAAACAGCGTTTCCCGAATGCGATCAGTCGTTGGGCGCAGACCAGGTAAATCCAAAACAGTTAACAAACGACTTCTCCAGGTGCCGCCAATAATGCGCACTTTTTTTGGCGGCTCTGCCCTCAGAGATTTTGGTTTATTTATTTTGAGCCCCCAGCACTACGATCTTCATACGATCCATTGCAAGATATTTTTGGAATGCGGCACTTACTTGCTCCAAGGTAACTGCCTCTACCTGCTTAGTCCACACGTCCATTGTATCTAGAGGTAAATCATTCCAAACGATCGATGAAACGTTATCTAAGAGCTTGCGATTGTTATCAATGCGCAATGGATAGCCATTAATCAAATTTGCTTTTGCCGCCGCAAGCTCACTAAGCGTTGGACCATCGGCAATAAATTTTCCAATCGTATCGCTCATCACCCCAAGTGCTACGGAGCCCTGATCACTCTTAGTTTGTAAGCCAGCTTGAAAAATACCATTGTCTTTGCCTGGAGCGAAATAGCTAAACACGCTATAGGCAAGCCCCCGTTTCTCACGCACCTCACCCATGAGGCGCGATACAAACCCACCACCACCCAAAATATAGTTGCCCACAAGTAAGGGGAAGTAATCAGGATTGTTGCGGGCTACCGCCGTCATACCCATAGCGATATGCGCCTGTTGAGAATCAAATGGAATCTGCACTTCGCGCTGAGACAAAGGCTCTACAGGTGAACGCTTTAATTCTGGCAATGGTGCAATTACAGGCCCTGATTGTGGAATTCTTTTTAATAAGTTTTGCACTATTTCATTTGCTTGTATCGAATCTACGTCACCCACAATGCTGACGATCATCCGATCACTACGATAGAACTGCTTGTGAAACTGCTGCAAATCATTGGTAGTAATTGCGCCAACGGATTTCACTGATGGAGTATTAGCTAGGGGATAGGCGCCATAGACCATTTTTTTAAAACGACGTTCCAACACATACTCAGGCTTTGTTTCCGCCTCAAGCAAGCTAGTAATGGTTCTTTGCTTTTCTCTTGCAAGGATATTGGCATCGTAGGTTGGGGCGCTCAACATCGCTGCCGCCAATTGCACTGCCCTGTCCCTTAAATCTCTCCTGCTTAGACTACGAATGCGCAAGATGGCACGCTCACCACTCACCGATAAACCAATATTCGCGCCCAAGTCAGCAATTTCATCAGCAATTTGAGCTTCATTTAATAAACCCTTATCACTACGAACCCCATAATTCATGAGGCCTGCAGTCATATCAGCTAAGCCACTTTTGTGCACAGGATCATAGCGATCACCAGCATCAATACTGACTTCAATATCGACCATCGGTAGGGCTTTAGTTTGCACTAAATAGGCTTTGGCACCTTTAAAAGCATCAAGTTTTTCGATCGGCAATATGGCATTTGCACTTGTAACCACACCAAATGCCAAAAGAGAAATGGCAACACAATGATTGAAAGCCCTGATCATTTGCTCTCCTGACTAACTGACTTTCGAGCTTGAGGATCCAATACTGCAATTGTCAAACCTTCATCCACTAAATATTTTTTGGCAACAGCCTGAACCTGCTCTGGAGTAATGGTTTGCATTTTCTCCAACATGTAGTCTATGTCTTTCCAAGAGAATCCAGCCATCTCGGTGCTCCCAATTTCCATCGCTTGGCCAAAAATAGAATCTCGCTTATAGATTTGCTCAGAGAGAATGTGAACCTTAATGCGCTTGAGCTCTGACTCCAACACACCTTTTTGCTTGATTTCTTCAATAGCTTTACGAATGCTCGCTTGTGCTTGTGCGACCGTTTTTCCTTTAGCCATCGTGGCGCTAATTAGGAACAACTCCGGACCACGAGATACCATGTCATAGCCAACCCCCACATCGTTCACAACTTTTTCTTGCTTGACAAGTGAGCGATTCAAGCGAGCATTGTCATAACCATCAAGTACCGCTGTTAGAAGTTCTAACGCATAAGGCTCGGGATTGTCTAACTTGCCAGATTCAAGGGGCGGAGCTTTCCAGGCCATCGTGAATTGAGCGCTGTCTGCAGGCGCCTTCACTTGAACTTGCTTAACACCCTTCTGTGGTGGCTCAACTTGTGGCTTACGTACTGGTAATTCTTGCGCACCAATAGCGCCATAATATTTTTCTACTGTAGCCAATGCCTGTTTTGTATCTACATCCCCAGCAATCACTACTGTTGTATTGTTTGGCTTATACCAAGTGCGATACCATTCCCTCGCATCAGACGCCGTCATATTTTGCAAATCATTCATCCATCCCACGACTGGATGACGATAGGGAGAGCTCATATATGCAGTTGCCATAAGTGACTCATTAAGCAGACTGCTAGGGTTATCTTCTGTGCGTAGGCGACGCTCCTCCATAACCACCTGGATTTCTTTTAGGAACCCTGCATCATCAAAATTCAAATTAGACATGCGATCCGCTTCAAGCTTAATCACTTCATCTAGCTTAGACTTCTCCACCTGCTGAAAGTAAGCTGTGTAATCACGCGAAGTAAATGCATTCTCACGGCCACCAACAGCGGCCACCAAACGAGAAAACTCTCCTGCTTTGACCTTGTCAGTCCCCTTAAACATCATGTGCTCAAGGACATGGGCAACACCTGTCTTGCCATTGACCTCATCCATAGAGCCTGCGCGGTACCAGACCATATGAGCTACAGTTGGAGCACGATGATCTTCCCGCACAATGAGCTTGAGGCCATTGCTTAGCTGAAATTCATGGGTATCGTCCTGATCTTTGCCTGTCGCCCAAGATAATTGGGTTAACAGCATAAATAAGAAGGTAATTCGGAGTAAATTCGAAAGCATCTGCTAAATCACCATATCCCAAGAATTAAATTGATAAGATGCAAGGATTAAATTGTATCGATTATGTTCGGCTTACGTAAAACCCTCGGATCTCTATTTAAATCAAGTAAGACTGATGAAGCTTGGTTTAATACCTTAGAAGAATCACTTATTCAAAGTGATGTGGGATTACCCACGGCCGAGCAATTAATCAGCAAACTACGAAAAGCAGCAAAATCTGAAAAAGCCTCTAGTCCTGAAGAGTTACAAGCACTCCTGATTCAAGAGGTTGGCGCTTTATTGCAGGCATTAGAGCCGTCGCTAAACCCTTTATTTACAAGCCAAAACGATACTATTCCCGAAGTTTGGTTAGTCGTTGGCGTCAATGGCGCAGGCAAAACCACCACGATTGGTAAGCTTTGTAGACTTTTTCAATCCCAAGGCAAATCAGTACTTCTTGCAGCAGGTGACACCTTTAGGGCTGCAGCGCGTAACCAGTTACAAGAATGGGGTGGACGCAACCAAGTTGATGTCATTACTCAAGAAGGTGGTGATGCAGCAGCAGTAGCGCACGATGCAATCCATTCAGCAATCTCTCGCAAAAGCGATATTCTGATCATTGATACCGCTGGTCGTCTTGCCACCCAAGATCATTTAATGGAAGAATTGAAGAAAGTGAAGCGCGTCATCGGCAAAGCCCTTCCTGGCGCTCCTCACCACACTCTATTGGTTTTGGATGGTAATACTGGCCAGAATGGATTGAGCCAAGTAAAGGCCTTTCATGCGGCTCTGGGGCTTACTGGAATCATTGTTACCAAACTTGATGGTACTGCTAAAGGCGGTGTTATCTGCGCTCTAGCCCACACCCTCAAAGAAGGCCCCAAACCGGCTGTTTTAGCTCTGGGTAAGGGCGAGGGAATAGACGATTTAGCCCCTTTCACAGCGGGGCAATACTCTTCCGAATTATTCAATTAATTCAATAAGTTACAGATGTAATAAACCATTAGCACTCTCTTGACAGGAGTGCTAAAATAATAATCTATTAACACCTCATATTTATAAAAAATGGTTCAAAAGAAATCTGACAAACCGAATTTGCAAAGGCTATCTGTAGCGCAGGCTGCAGCGGCGTCCGCTTTTCCGATGCTGCCATCCCTTGGGGTTGGCACTCTCGAGTCGTATATTGCATACGTTAATCGCGTACCGATGCTTAGCGCTGCAGAAGAGTTGCATCTGGCGCAAGAATTTCGTCGCACTGAAAACGTTGAGGCCGCTAAAACTTTAGTGCTTTCACATTTGCGCCTCGTTGTTTCTGTTGCACGTCAGTATCTTGGCTATGGCATTCCACATGCAGACTTAATTCAAGAAGGCAATATCGGCTTGATGAAAGCGGTCAAACGTTATGACCCAAGCAACGGTGCACGCTTAGTCTCTTATGCAATCCATTGGATCAAAGCCGAAATTCATGAGTACATTCTCAAGAATTGGCGCTTAGTCAAAATGGCGACTACTAAAGCACAGCGTAAACTGTTCTTTAACTTACGCAGCAACAAACCTACTTTGAGCGCACTCACTCCAGGTGAGGTAGACGCTTTAGCAAAAGCACTTGATGTAAAAGGTTCCGACGTTAAAGAAATGGAAATGCGTCTTGCTGGTGGTGACGTTGCGCTTGAGGCCGATGATAGCGATGAAGAGGCTGCTTATGCGCCTATTCAATGGCTTGCTGACAACAGCCAAGAGCCAACTGAGCGTATCGCCCATGCAGAAGCTGACGCATTACAGGGTCCTAAATTAGATCAAGCTTTGATGGCTTTAGACGAGCGCAGTCGTAATATTGTGCAATCCCGCTGGTTAGCAATGGATGCTGATGGCAACGGCACCAAGACCCTGCATGATCTTGCAGCTGAGTATGGCATCTCTGCAGAGCGTGTTCGCCAAATTGAAACAGCCGCCCTCAAAAAGATGCGCGGCATGTTGCAGGCTGAAGCAGCTTAGAGCCGCTTCAGCTCCATTCTCTTACTTTAAAAGTTCTTTCAAGTCATGCGCCAAGGTCTCTGGACCTTGAGCGTGCTTGATGTACAAACGCAGTCGCCCTTCAGGATCAAATGCGTAACTACCGGCAGTGTGGTCCATGGTGTAAGAACCTGGGCTAGTGCCTGGTACTTTCTTGTAATAAATCTTGAAGTCTTTGCTGACTTTTTCTAGCGCAGCTTCATCTGCAGGGCGTAATCCTAGGAAGCGTGAATCAAAAGACGGAACATACTGCTTCAAAATTGCTGCAGTATCACGATCAGGATCAACCGTTACAAATAGTACCTGTACTTTATCGGAGTGCGGACCCAATAAGGTCATGACCTGCTGCATCTCTGTCAAAGTAGTCGGGCAAATATCAGGGCACTGGGTATACCCAAAGAACATCACCACCACTTTGCCCTTAAAGTCGGCAAGCGTTCTCACCTTGCCATCCGGATCTAGCAAGCTAAAGTCTTTGCCAAATGCTGTGCTGCCAGTGATATCGATATTTTTAAACTCAGGCTTTGGGCTGCATGCGGCCAACAACAAAATAAAGAGTGCGATAGAGATCTTGCGCAATAAATTGATATTCATTTCAAAGGAAGTAGTGATCTATTAGCAAGGCTGCAAACAGCAAAGACAAATAGGTAATTGAAAAGCGAAAGGTCTTTTTAGCCAATGCATCGCTATAAGAAATAAACAATGCAGTCACATAAGCCAAGAACATCAAGCCCAGAATAATTGCGGAAATCAAATACACCATGCCACTCATGCCATAAATGTAGGGCAGCAAGGTTGCGGCAATCAAAATCAAGGTATAGAGCACAATATTGAGCAAGGTAAAACGCTCACCATGAGTCACTGGAAGCATTGGCAACCCGGACTGCACATAATCATCGCGACGATATAAAGCTAAGGCCCAAAAATGCGGCGGCGTCCATACAAAAATGATGAGGACTAGTAGCCATGCTTCTGCTGAAAGCGTATTCGTTACCGCTGCCCAACCTAGTGCGGGCGGCATCGCGCCGGATAAGCCGCCGATCACAATATTCTGCGGGGTAGCGGGCTTCAGTAACCAAGTGTAGATGACTGCATACCCTACAAAGGTAGCTAATGTCAGCCACATCGTTAAAGGGTTGCAAAAGTTCCACAAGATGATCATTCCCAAAGAACCAAGAATGATCGAAAAAACAATAATATGAAAAGGCGTCACTTCACCAGTTGCCGATGGACGCCAGGATGTGCGTTTCATCTTGGCATCCACTGCCTGCTCAATTAAACAGTTCACAGCAAATGCCGCGCCTGCTAAAAGCCATATCCCAATAATGCCGCCAAAGAGAACTGGGTATGGAACCATGCCTGGTGTAGCCAAGAACATACCAATGACTGCACAAAAGACTGCGAGCTGAGTCACTCTAGGTTTTGTTAGAACCCAGTACTGACGCCAACGTGGCATCGCCACTGTTGTAGATGTTTGAGGTGTATTCATAATGACTTCCAAGAAGCCCAGTAACTCATTCTGACTAAACAGAATACCAAAGCAGCAGAACCGGCCGTATGCAATAAAGCCGCCAACAAGGGCCATTGAAATACTACGTTTGAGATACCCGTCAGAATCTGCAAAGCAAGCAGACTAAACAAGAGTTTGGCAAAACGTTTAAGCCCTGTTGTTGCTAATGTAGTTAGCTTGAGAGCCCGCCAACCCAAGAATGAGAGGGCCCCTAATACCAATACTGCAAATAGGCGATGCGCCCAGTGAATGGTCTGTAACGCAACAGGAGAAATAAACTCGCCCTGGGCATTTAATCCAAGCTGACGCCAAAGCGTGAAACCTTCAGTCCAATTGGTTTCCGGCCATGCCAAACCCAAACAAGTCGGAAAGTCTGGACAGGCGAGCACAGCGTAGTTGGTACTCACCCAAGCACCCAAGAAGACCTGAATGACAAGCACTATAAAAGCTATCAATAACAAAACGGCCGGCAAAGGTTTAACTCGCAGTGTGCGTACTGCAGAAATTTTTTCTTCCCACGCTTGTTGAGCATAAGCAGTTAAACCGGCTAATAGGGCCAGCGCCAACATCAAATGAATAGTCACAATAATCGGTTGCAATTTAAGGGTCACAGTCCATGCGCCAAAAGCGCCCTGAATACACACCAATAGGAGCAAACCTAAGCTACCAAACAATGGGCTTTTGCCAAGCGTTTTGAGTTTACTGAAGGCTAAGCCTACTTGTACCAAGATCAATGCGCCAACAGTCATCGCCAAATAGCGGTGAATCATTTCAATCCAAGCTTTCATGACAGTTACAGGCCCGCTGGGCAACGCACTTTGAGCTTGCTGTATGTCGCTCAACGCATGAAAGGGATTGGAGGTGCCATAGCAACCAGGCCAGTCTGGGCAACCAAGACCTGAGTCGGTTAAGCGCGTAAAGGCGCCAAACACAATTAAATCAAAAGTCATAAACACCAAAACCCAATTGAGTTTCTGAAAAAAACTATAGCCTGGCCTTGTCCAGAGATAAGCCAAGGGCAGACCTGCAAAGACGATTGCAATAGCGGCCAACTCTAAGAACAAAACAATATTGGGCATTACAAACTCTCACCCTTGTGATTTAACTTCAAGAGTTTTTCTAAATCTTTCTTCAAACTAGAAAATTCTTTAGGCGAATTAGTCACTGGGAAATACATCATCTTCGCTGGACTTGGATCGATCAACTGAATCTCTTTGCCAGCGCCCTCTTTATTCAGCCAAGTGTCAAACTCAGCACGAGATTTAGGATCTGAGGACAACGAAACTACCTTAAGCCCTGCCGTCTTTTCGTCATACGCTTTTGTAAGCTCAGGGTCCACAGCCTTGCCATCCGTATTGACCCAAATCAGCTGAACACGTCCGCTTTCTCTGCCCATTGCCACTCTGGTTTGGCGCATAAGAAATAATGCTTCCACACATTCTTTGTCTTTCACTTGACACTCACCTGCAGGGCGGGCAATCAACAAAGTCCATTTACCTTTTAGTGGAACATCGAGCCAAGCACTATTGAATTCCTGGGCTGGGTATATCAAGGTACCAAAATTGGTTTTTCCACCCTCAGGCTTAATCACGTAGTAGGCAAAGTAGGATGCAATTACAGGACTAGCGCAAGCCAGCAATAGCAGCAGCATTTGAATGCGGCCACGGCGAGTTCGCGCATTGATTGCCGAAGAATCTGTTTGAGAAGCCGGAATTAATAACTCTTTATCACTCACGCCTAAGCCCTATCCTTTACATCCTGACGCCAATATTGACGCAGGCCAGTAATCAACCAAAACAAGAATCCACAAGTTGCTAAAGCAAACCACTGGAATGCATAAGCATAATGGCGATCGACTCCACTTGTCAGAGGTGACCACTCTCGTAATAAACCATCTTCAATCCCCATATTTTCTTCACGCAAGATGAATGGGGCCTGATTCCAACCACGAAGATTACCTTCAGCCGTTAGATTGAAGTTTTGCTCTATCTTTGGCTTGCCTACATCACCTGAAGGTTTGCCATCCCCTAGTTCATAAACCTTACC
Above is a genomic segment from Polynucleobacter wuianus containing:
- the rpoH gene encoding RNA polymerase sigma factor RpoH translates to MVQKKSDKPNLQRLSVAQAAAASAFPMLPSLGVGTLESYIAYVNRVPMLSAAEELHLAQEFRRTENVEAAKTLVLSHLRLVVSVARQYLGYGIPHADLIQEGNIGLMKAVKRYDPSNGARLVSYAIHWIKAEIHEYILKNWRLVKMATTKAQRKLFFNLRSNKPTLSALTPGEVDALAKALDVKGSDVKEMEMRLAGGDVALEADDSDEEAAYAPIQWLADNSQEPTERIAHAEADALQGPKLDQALMALDERSRNIVQSRWLAMDADGNGTKTLHDLAAEYGISAERVRQIETAALKKMRGMLQAEAA
- a CDS encoding M16 family metallopeptidase, which codes for MIRAFNHCVAISLLAFGVVTSANAILPIEKLDAFKGAKAYLVQTKALPMVDIEVSIDAGDRYDPVHKSGLADMTAGLMNYGVRSDKGLLNEAQIADEIADLGANIGLSVSGERAILRIRSLSRRDLRDRAVQLAAAMLSAPTYDANILAREKQRTITSLLEAETKPEYVLERRFKKMVYGAYPLANTPSVKSVGAITTNDLQQFHKQFYRSDRMIVSIVGDVDSIQANEIVQNLLKRIPQSGPVIAPLPELKRSPVEPLSQREVQIPFDSQQAHIAMGMTAVARNNPDYFPLLVGNYILGGGGFVSRLMGEVREKRGLAYSVFSYFAPGKDNGIFQAGLQTKSDQGSVALGVMSDTIGKFIADGPTLSELAAAKANLINGYPLRIDNNRKLLDNVSSIVWNDLPLDTMDVWTKQVEAVTLEQVSAAFQKYLAMDRMKIVVLGAQNK
- a CDS encoding SCO family protein → MNINLLRKISIALFILLLAACSPKPEFKNIDITGSTAFGKDFSLLDPDGKVRTLADFKGKVVVMFFGYTQCPDICPTTLTEMQQVMTLLGPHSDKVQVLFVTVDPDRDTAAILKQYVPSFDSRFLGLRPADEAALEKVSKDFKIYYKKVPGTSPGSYTMDHTAGSYAFDPEGRLRLYIKHAQGPETLAHDLKELLK
- the pth gene encoding aminoacyl-tRNA hydrolase, with product MTKLIVGLGNPGDEHEEDRHNAGFWFVDALAKQLSARFESEKRFHGKVAKAKWEGEDVYLLKPSTYMNLSGQAVGALCRFHKITPENILVVQDELDLKPGTARLKLGGGTGGHNGLKDIQAHIGTPEYWRLRLGIGHPRDLAGDGRPMDVADYVLRRPQLAEQKLINASIENGLQILSLFLKGDTQTAMQELHSKG
- the rsmD gene encoding 16S rRNA (guanine(966)-N(2))-methyltransferase RsmD gives rise to the protein MNKPKSLRAEPPKKVRIIGGTWRSRLLTVLDLPGLRPTTDRIRETLFNWLGQDLTGLRCLDLFAGTGALGFEAASRGADLVVLLEKDKKACANLVANFGLLQSSPALGKVEILQRDSLEFLKQQADRSSNLIFIDPPFADNVLFNRAVIEAGRICDDSGGGGIYVEFPTNRSREEVEVLLPDWHCGKYLEAGQVKACLFRGGRG
- the cyoE gene encoding heme o synthase is translated as MNTPQTSTTVAMPRWRQYWVLTKPRVTQLAVFCAVIGMFLATPGMVPYPVLFGGIIGIWLLAGAAFAVNCLIEQAVDAKMKRTSWRPSATGEVTPFHIIVFSIILGSLGMIILWNFCNPLTMWLTLATFVGYAVIYTWLLKPATPQNIVIGGLSGAMPPALGWAAVTNTLSAEAWLLVLIIFVWTPPHFWALALYRRDDYVQSGLPMLPVTHGERFTLLNIVLYTLILIAATLLPYIYGMSGMVYLISAIILGLMFLAYVTALFISYSDALAKKTFRFSITYLSLLFAALLIDHYFL
- a CDS encoding COX15/CtaA family protein translates to MPNIVLFLELAAIAIVFAGLPLAYLWTRPGYSFFQKLNWVLVFMTFDLIVFGAFTRLTDSGLGCPDWPGCYGTSNPFHALSDIQQAQSALPSGPVTVMKAWIEMIHRYLAMTVGALILVQVGLAFSKLKTLGKSPLFGSLGLLLLVCIQGAFGAWTVTLKLQPIIVTIHLMLALALLAGLTAYAQQAWEEKISAVRTLRVKPLPAVLLLIAFIVLVIQVFLGAWVSTNYAVLACPDFPTCLGLAWPETNWTEGFTLWRQLGLNAQGEFISPVALQTIHWAHRLFAVLVLGALSFLGWRALKLTTLATTGLKRFAKLLFSLLALQILTGISNVVFQWPLLAALLHTAGSAALVFCLVRMSYWASWKSL
- the ftsY gene encoding signal recognition particle-docking protein FtsY; protein product: MFGLRKTLGSLFKSSKTDEAWFNTLEESLIQSDVGLPTAEQLISKLRKAAKSEKASSPEELQALLIQEVGALLQALEPSLNPLFTSQNDTIPEVWLVVGVNGAGKTTTIGKLCRLFQSQGKSVLLAAGDTFRAAARNQLQEWGGRNQVDVITQEGGDAAAVAHDAIHSAISRKSDILIIDTAGRLATQDHLMEELKKVKRVIGKALPGAPHHTLLVLDGNTGQNGLSQVKAFHAALGLTGIIVTKLDGTAKGGVICALAHTLKEGPKPAVLALGKGEGIDDLAPFTAGQYSSELFN
- a CDS encoding YfhL family 4Fe-4S dicluster ferredoxin, whose amino-acid sequence is MALMITDECINCDVCEPECPNDAIYMGLEIYEIDPSKCTECVGHYDAPQCRQVCPVDCIPFNPDHTETQDQLMVKFKLLTAVRKASSA
- a CDS encoding 50S ribosomal protein L25/general stress protein Ctc; translated protein: MKVVAFERSVQGTGASRRLRNSGKTPGIVYGSKDPALVIELDHNALFHALRKEAFHSSILDLEIAGKTQKVLLRDYQMHPFKPLVLHIDFQRVSATEKVHMRVPLHFTNAETSAAVKLQGAVVSHILNDIEVSCLPADLPEFIEVDLSKIEVGHSVHAKDLTLPKGVSLVLHVEQENPVLANARIPAVKAAETEEAAPAATAAPAAAPAADAKDKA
- a CDS encoding M16 family metallopeptidase; protein product: MLLTQLSWATGKDQDDTHEFQLSNGLKLIVREDHRAPTVAHMVWYRAGSMDEVNGKTGVAHVLEHMMFKGTDKVKAGEFSRLVAAVGGRENAFTSRDYTAYFQQVEKSKLDEVIKLEADRMSNLNFDDAGFLKEIQVVMEERRLRTEDNPSSLLNESLMATAYMSSPYRHPVVGWMNDLQNMTASDAREWYRTWYKPNNTTVVIAGDVDTKQALATVEKYYGAIGAQELPVRKPQVEPPQKGVKQVQVKAPADSAQFTMAWKAPPLESGKLDNPEPYALELLTAVLDGYDNARLNRSLVKQEKVVNDVGVGYDMVSRGPELFLISATMAKGKTVAQAQASIRKAIEEIKQKGVLESELKRIKVHILSEQIYKRDSIFGQAMEIGSTEMAGFSWKDIDYMLEKMQTITPEQVQAVAKKYLVDEGLTIAVLDPQARKSVSQESK
- the coaD gene encoding pantetheine-phosphate adenylyltransferase gives rise to the protein MTVAVYPGTFDPFTRGHEDLVRRASSIFDELIVGVASSRSKHPFFSLEERIAIAREVLGHYSNVKVVGFDGLLKDFAREHNARVIVRGLRAVSDFEYEFQMAGMNRYLLPDVETLFLTPSDQYQFISGTFVREIASMGGDVSKFVFPSVEKWLVKKIANQNSK